A window of the Kosakonia radicincitans DSM 16656 genome harbors these coding sequences:
- a CDS encoding MFS transporter — MTRHFSGAFPTDNRRQQRSTRAIFLVAGLGVSAWAPLIPLVKRGLQLDDGALGLLLICVAAGSMLAMPFSGRLIHRVGCRVLILSCALLLCVCLSLLLSVTSSAVMGGVLLLFGAANGLLDVSMNSQAVVVEREAGQARMAGFHSFFSFGCIAGAGSISLLLWANVPPRYASVLVAFAMAIIVFTVSGHLLAKRPQQRGAAGGTCQALAQPGLRLIAIVCFFIFMIEGAMLDWSAVFLHSERRLATHHAGFGFTLYSIAVALARLFGDRLISRYGHLRMLIASAISAAAGLLLVVSVDSAAVSLAGFALVGAGLANIVPVLFSIAGNQPVPSHFALPAVTLFGYVGLLSGPALIGFFAQHTSLVTVFSAGVAILLAVGLLAHAITR; from the coding sequence ATGACGCGTCATTTCTCTGGAGCTTTTCCGACGGATAATCGGCGTCAACAACGCTCGACGCGAGCAATTTTCCTGGTTGCCGGTTTGGGCGTGTCGGCCTGGGCGCCGCTGATTCCGTTGGTCAAGCGCGGGCTTCAGCTTGACGATGGCGCGCTCGGTTTGCTGCTGATTTGTGTGGCCGCAGGATCGATGCTGGCGATGCCATTTAGCGGCCGCCTGATTCACCGCGTTGGCTGCCGGGTGTTGATCCTGTCCTGCGCGTTGCTGCTGTGCGTCTGCCTGTCGCTGCTGCTGTCTGTCACTTCCTCCGCCGTAATGGGCGGGGTTTTACTGCTTTTCGGTGCAGCAAATGGCCTGCTGGATGTATCAATGAACAGCCAGGCCGTTGTGGTTGAGCGCGAAGCCGGGCAGGCGCGAATGGCCGGATTTCACAGCTTTTTTAGTTTCGGCTGCATTGCCGGTGCCGGAAGTATCAGCCTGCTGCTGTGGGCAAATGTGCCGCCACGCTATGCCAGCGTTCTGGTGGCGTTCGCGATGGCGATTATCGTCTTCACGGTATCGGGTCATCTGCTGGCAAAACGCCCGCAGCAGAGGGGCGCGGCAGGCGGCACTTGCCAGGCGCTGGCGCAACCGGGTCTGCGGCTTATCGCCATCGTCTGCTTTTTTATCTTTATGATCGAAGGCGCGATGCTCGACTGGTCTGCGGTTTTTCTCCACAGCGAACGGCGGCTGGCAACGCACCATGCTGGGTTTGGTTTCACGCTTTATTCCATCGCCGTTGCGCTGGCGAGGCTGTTCGGCGATCGCCTGATTAGTCGCTATGGCCATCTGAGAATGCTGATTGCCAGCGCGATAAGCGCCGCCGCAGGGCTGCTGCTGGTAGTCTCGGTTGATAGCGCAGCCGTTTCCCTTGCTGGGTTTGCGCTGGTGGGTGCGGGCCTGGCGAATATCGTGCCCGTTCTCTTCTCGATCGCGGGTAATCAGCCAGTGCCATCGCACTTTGCGCTGCCCGCAGTAACACTGTTTGGCTATGTCGGGCTGTTAAGCGGCCCGGCGTTAATTGGTTTCTTTGCGCAGCATACCAGCCTGGTCACCGTGTTTAGCGCCGGGGTTGCGATCCTGCTCGCGGTAGGCCTGCTGGCGCACGCCATCACACGGTAA
- a CDS encoding NAD-dependent malic enzyme, with protein MNAKHNKNRSLYIPYAGPVLLEFPLLNKGSAFSMEERSNFNLLGLLPEVVETIEEQAERAWLQYQSFKTDIDKHIYLRNIQDTNETLFYRLVENHLDEMMPVIYTPTVGWACERFSDIYRRARGVFISWQNRSSMDDILQNVPNHNIKVIVVTDGERILGLGDQGIGGMGIPIGKLSLYTSCGGISPAYTLPVVLDVGTNNQQLINDPLYMGSRHPRITGDEYYAFVDEFIQAVKQRWPDVLLQFEDFAQKNAMPLLNRYRDEICCFNDDIQGTAAVTVGTLIAASRAAGSQLSNQKIVFLGAGSAGCGIAEQIIAQTQREGLSEAAARQKVYMVDRFGLLTDEMPNLLPFQSKLVQKRENLQNWDTGAQNEALSLLDVVRNVKPDILIGVSGQAGLFTEEIIREMHKHCPRPIVMPLSNPTSRVEATPQDIISWTDGMALVATGSPFAPVLWKEKTYPIAQCNNAYIFPGIGLGVISSGASRITDEMLMAASETLAEYSPLLLNGEGLVLPELKDIQSVSRAIAFAVGKMAQQQGIAAKTSPEALKQSIDDNFWEPKYRSYRRTSI; from the coding sequence ATGAATGCCAAACATAATAAAAACCGATCGTTATATATTCCTTATGCCGGGCCGGTGCTGCTGGAGTTTCCACTGCTGAACAAAGGCAGCGCCTTCAGCATGGAAGAGCGCAGTAATTTCAACCTGCTGGGCCTGTTACCGGAAGTGGTTGAAACGATTGAAGAACAGGCCGAACGCGCCTGGTTGCAGTACCAGAGCTTTAAAACCGATATTGATAAGCACATCTATCTACGCAATATCCAGGATACCAACGAAACCCTCTTCTACCGCCTGGTGGAAAACCATCTCGATGAGATGATGCCGGTGATCTATACCCCGACTGTTGGCTGGGCCTGCGAACGCTTCTCTGACATCTACCGCCGCGCTCGTGGCGTGTTTATCTCCTGGCAGAACCGCAGCAGCATGGACGACATTCTGCAAAACGTGCCGAACCACAATATCAAAGTGATCGTGGTGACCGATGGCGAACGTATTCTCGGCCTTGGCGACCAGGGGATTGGCGGGATGGGGATTCCGATTGGCAAGCTGTCGCTCTATACCTCTTGCGGCGGCATCAGCCCGGCTTACACCCTGCCCGTGGTTCTGGATGTGGGCACCAACAACCAGCAATTAATTAATGATCCGCTCTACATGGGCTCACGCCACCCGCGTATCACCGGTGATGAATATTACGCTTTCGTCGATGAATTCATTCAGGCGGTGAAACAGCGCTGGCCGGATGTGCTGCTGCAATTTGAAGACTTCGCGCAGAAAAACGCGATGCCGTTGCTGAATCGCTATCGCGATGAGATCTGCTGTTTTAACGATGATATTCAGGGTACGGCAGCCGTCACCGTCGGTACGCTGATTGCCGCCAGCCGCGCGGCGGGTAGCCAGTTGAGTAACCAGAAGATCGTCTTCCTCGGCGCAGGTTCTGCCGGTTGCGGTATCGCTGAGCAGATCATCGCCCAGACGCAGCGCGAAGGCCTGAGCGAAGCGGCGGCTCGCCAGAAAGTCTATATGGTCGATCGTTTCGGTCTGCTGACGGACGAAATGCCGAACCTGCTGCCGTTCCAGAGCAAACTGGTGCAGAAACGCGAAAACCTGCAAAACTGGGATACCGGCGCGCAGAATGAAGCGCTGTCGCTGCTGGACGTCGTGCGTAATGTGAAGCCGGACATTCTGATCGGGGTTTCAGGCCAGGCGGGTCTGTTCACCGAAGAGATCATCCGTGAAATGCACAAGCACTGCCCGCGCCCGATCGTGATGCCGCTCTCCAACCCGACTTCCCGCGTGGAAGCCACGCCGCAGGATATCATCAGTTGGACCGACGGTATGGCGCTGGTCGCCACCGGCAGCCCGTTCGCACCGGTACTGTGGAAAGAGAAAACCTACCCGATTGCCCAGTGTAATAACGCCTATATTTTCCCCGGCATTGGTCTTGGCGTGATCTCCTCCGGCGCGTCGCGCATCACCGATGAAATGCTGATGGCGGCCAGTGAAACGCTGGCGGAATACTCGCCGCTGCTACTGAACGGTGAAGGCCTGGTGCTGCCGGAACTGAAAGATATCCAGTCCGTTTCCCGCGCCATCGCGTTTGCCGTCGGTAAAATGGCGCAGCAACAAGGTATCGCGGCGAAAACCTCGCCTGAAGCGCTGAAGCAGTCGATCGACGACAACTTCTGGGAACCGAAGTACCGCAGCTATCGCCGTACCTCCATCTGA
- a CDS encoding ABC-F family ATP-binding cassette domain-containing protein, protein MSTLLSAQSLRVETAFGPLFSDLSFTLRKGDRLGLIGDNGCGKSTLLKVLDGSLSPLSGNVTVAHHCLLARVEQHLPDDLLATTLLDAVLAQLPASERDNQRWRAESLLASMGLSTTEIALTAATLSGGQHTRLLLARALIREPDLLLLDEPGNHLDLPTLLWLEQFLRSWSGSFVMVSHDAALLDAVTNGSWILRDHTLHHFALPCSQARLALEERDASDALRHKAEQKEIDRVTASSKRLAIWGRVYDNEDLARKAKQMARQVERLKESQTTLTEGSAWRLSLHGEALPADRLLEMEQLAVPPATGLPALFHVPLARLKSGDRVAVMGRNGCGKSSLLRLIWRALHGEASTLRLHPRLHAGYYDQTLHQLADDATLFDALEPFAPMPADRKMALISAGFAWARHGQRVATLSGGERSRLLFVGLSLARFNLLLLDEPTNHLDMAGKEALGETLQQFSGGFLLVSHDRQLINACCNRFWLVENGELNEWHDAEAVYDRLRESVAVSATQSQPHIVAADETDDDDALLLRLIELETRLAEDLARKEKHQKPQLQAQWREEIDRIRLIL, encoded by the coding sequence ATGAGCACATTACTATCTGCACAATCACTCCGTGTTGAAACGGCTTTTGGCCCGTTATTCTCCGATCTCTCCTTTACCCTGAGAAAAGGCGATCGCCTTGGACTTATTGGCGACAATGGCTGCGGCAAAAGTACCCTGCTGAAAGTGCTGGACGGCTCGCTGTCTCCGCTTTCCGGCAACGTTACGGTTGCACACCACTGCCTGCTGGCGCGCGTGGAACAGCATCTGCCCGATGATTTGCTGGCGACGACGCTGCTTGATGCCGTGCTGGCGCAGTTGCCTGCCAGCGAGCGCGACAACCAGCGCTGGCGCGCGGAATCGCTGCTTGCCAGCATGGGGCTGAGCACGACGGAAATCGCTCTCACCGCTGCCACTCTCAGCGGCGGCCAGCATACCCGCTTGCTGCTGGCGCGGGCGCTGATCCGCGAGCCGGATCTGTTGCTGCTGGACGAACCGGGTAATCACCTTGATCTGCCGACATTGCTATGGCTGGAGCAGTTTTTGCGTAGCTGGAGCGGAAGCTTTGTGATGGTTTCGCATGATGCCGCCCTGCTGGATGCTGTTACCAACGGCAGTTGGATCCTGCGCGACCACACGCTGCACCACTTTGCTTTACCGTGCAGCCAGGCGCGTCTGGCGCTGGAAGAGCGTGATGCGAGCGACGCGCTGCGGCACAAAGCGGAACAAAAGGAGATCGACCGCGTGACGGCAAGTTCTAAGCGGCTGGCTATCTGGGGACGGGTCTACGACAACGAAGATCTGGCGCGGAAGGCAAAACAGATGGCGCGGCAGGTTGAGCGCCTGAAAGAGAGCCAGACCACGCTAACCGAAGGCAGTGCCTGGCGGCTTTCACTGCATGGTGAAGCGCTACCTGCGGATCGACTGCTGGAGATGGAACAGCTGGCCGTGCCGCCCGCAACGGGATTACCTGCACTATTCCATGTTCCGCTCGCGCGGCTAAAAAGCGGCGATCGCGTGGCGGTGATGGGACGCAACGGCTGCGGCAAATCATCGCTGTTGCGGTTGATCTGGCGGGCTTTGCACGGCGAAGCGTCTACGCTGCGGCTGCATCCGCGTCTGCATGCGGGATATTACGACCAGACGTTACATCAGCTAGCGGATGATGCCACGCTGTTTGACGCGCTGGAGCCGTTTGCCCCGATGCCCGCCGATCGCAAAATGGCACTAATTAGCGCCGGTTTTGCCTGGGCGCGTCATGGGCAACGGGTGGCGACACTGAGCGGCGGCGAACGTTCGCGGCTGCTGTTTGTCGGCCTGTCGCTGGCGCGTTTTAACCTGCTGTTACTGGATGAACCCACCAACCATCTCGATATGGCGGGCAAAGAGGCGCTGGGCGAAACCCTGCAACAGTTCAGCGGCGGTTTTCTGCTGGTCAGCCACGATCGCCAATTGATTAATGCCTGCTGCAATCGCTTCTGGCTGGTGGAAAACGGCGAGCTGAACGAATGGCACGACGCTGAAGCGGTTTATGATCGCTTACGGGAAAGTGTCGCGGTTTCTGCCACTCAGTCACAACCGCATATTGTTGCGGCTGATGAAACGGATGACGACGATGCCCTTCTTCTGCGTCTTATCGAACTGGAGACGCGGTTAGCAGAGGATCTGGCGCGTAAGGAGAAACATCAGAAGCCGCAGTTGCAGGCGCAGTGGCGCGAGGAGATAGACCGTATCCGCCTTATCCTGTAG
- a CDS encoding inorganic diphosphatase gives MHLVKKILAVSVLISASVQAQNILEFPQPENNPDEFYAVTEIPAGGIIKYETDAKTGFIIADRFQSMPVAYPANYGSLTQSLAGDGDPLDVIFYTRAPLAPGTLIKLRPIGVLKMIDGGETDDKIVAVPASKIDPTYDDIKNITDLPKIEQERLEAFFRVYKQLPDGRKKVELNGFNDAATAKQEIKQAWEAWKAKNPQQ, from the coding sequence ATGCATCTGGTGAAAAAAATCCTCGCGGTGAGCGTACTGATTTCGGCTTCCGTGCAGGCGCAAAATATCCTCGAATTCCCGCAGCCTGAAAACAACCCGGACGAGTTTTATGCGGTAACGGAGATCCCGGCGGGCGGCATTATCAAATATGAAACGGACGCGAAAACCGGCTTTATTATCGCCGATCGCTTCCAGTCAATGCCGGTCGCTTATCCGGCGAACTACGGTTCGCTGACCCAGTCGCTCGCCGGGGATGGCGATCCGCTGGATGTGATTTTCTATACCCGCGCGCCGCTGGCTCCGGGAACGCTGATCAAGCTACGCCCGATTGGCGTGCTGAAAATGATTGATGGCGGCGAGACCGACGACAAAATTGTTGCCGTTCCGGCCAGCAAAATTGACCCAACCTATGACGACATCAAGAACATCACCGATCTGCCGAAGATCGAGCAGGAGCGGCTGGAAGCCTTCTTCCGCGTCTATAAACAATTGCCGGACGGTCGCAAAAAAGTGGAGCTGAACGGCTTTAACGACGCCGCCACCGCCAAACAAGAAATCAAACAGGCATGGGAAGCCTGGAAAGCGAAAAATCCACAGCAGTAA
- a CDS encoding glycosyltransferase family 2 protein, with the protein MRKDIYISIVLPVYNESDRINAVLTSLFNQKTCSNMLSHEKYELIVVDNNSTDDSVAKISEFQRLHPALDIHIIKEPTQGVSSARKCGMDYASLRSKARDKRLGISRKHYIVSADADCTVDSWWLHSLIEKMIAEKGDLGTCNYYYNENAFRLRPNLFAEIQKTLRCRDVSFSLFGGFPDGKGFAVERALYDKVGGIEIFYQLDKGRFVEHLSDDWDFGIRVIAAGGKPVYARDSRVEINSRRVDTILQEVITGVAYGQDGVITMKDVRPENTQQPVLRDTTPAQSMQAWHYSIKDYVPKNIVLPALLNPQILLDNHAVREFFTPQVAERLFRRIYEILHEMRLIDLSPIHAYKTPAWRLYFEFRDDIFSALRRAVGEDIGFPPPLPACFEYVKNEDFQRFFRYFSEDRESGMAHNYFANGGVF; encoded by the coding sequence ATGCGTAAGGACATTTACATATCAATTGTCTTGCCGGTTTATAATGAAAGCGATCGTATCAATGCAGTTCTCACTTCGCTATTTAATCAAAAAACATGCAGCAATATGTTGTCGCACGAAAAGTATGAACTGATCGTGGTGGATAATAACTCAACCGATGATTCCGTTGCCAAAATCAGCGAATTTCAGCGTCTGCATCCGGCGCTGGATATTCATATTATTAAAGAGCCCACGCAGGGTGTTTCTTCTGCGCGAAAATGCGGTATGGATTACGCATCGCTGCGCTCAAAAGCCAGGGACAAACGGCTGGGCATTAGCCGTAAACACTACATCGTCTCGGCAGATGCCGACTGCACCGTTGATAGCTGGTGGCTACACTCGTTGATTGAAAAAATGATCGCGGAAAAGGGCGATTTAGGCACCTGTAATTACTACTACAACGAGAACGCGTTCCGGCTTCGTCCCAATCTGTTTGCGGAGATTCAGAAAACGCTGCGTTGCCGTGACGTCTCATTTTCGCTGTTTGGCGGTTTTCCCGACGGCAAGGGGTTCGCCGTTGAACGCGCGCTTTACGACAAAGTGGGCGGTATCGAAATCTTTTACCAGCTTGATAAGGGCCGGTTTGTTGAACATCTTTCGGATGACTGGGATTTCGGTATTCGGGTGATCGCGGCAGGCGGTAAACCCGTTTACGCGCGCGATTCCCGGGTTGAAATTAACAGTCGCCGCGTGGATACCATTCTGCAAGAGGTGATCACCGGCGTTGCCTACGGGCAGGATGGCGTCATCACCATGAAAGATGTCCGTCCGGAAAACACACAGCAGCCAGTGTTAAGGGATACCACGCCCGCCCAGTCAATGCAGGCCTGGCACTATTCGATCAAGGATTATGTGCCGAAAAACATCGTGCTGCCGGCGTTACTCAACCCGCAAATCCTGCTGGACAATCACGCTGTTCGCGAATTTTTTACCCCACAGGTCGCCGAACGTCTGTTCCGGCGTATCTATGAAATTCTCCATGAGATGCGTCTGATCGATCTGAGTCCGATTCATGCCTACAAAACACCAGCCTGGCGGCTCTATTTCGAGTTTCGTGACGATATTTTCAGCGCCTTGCGCCGCGCGGTGGGCGAGGACATCGGTTTCCCACCGCCGCTTCCGGCCTGTTTTGAGTACGTTAAAAACGAAGACTTTCAGCGATTTTTTCGCTATTTCAGCGAAGATCGTGAATCCGGCATGGCACATAACTACTTTGCCAACGGAGGGGTGTTCTGA
- a CDS encoding mannuronate-specific alginate lyase — protein MMLLRAVLIFILTAATCAAASLHPPAGFMQPPEQKASGDKAVKCPDVPTPFTGVLDFPSKYAGSDSARATLNPQADAAFRQQTQLITDMERYISRQVTAWAHSGNTQHVTCAVAALDQWARAGALTERANNHTGRSMRKWALATFSSAWLQLEYAPQRPLNAYPAQQKNIQRWLGSLGDLAVKEWHDLPLDKVNNHSYWAAWAIITTAVVTQRQDLFAAALDIYHTAMQQVDDEGFLPNELRRRQRALSYHNYALQPLVMIALFARANGVDALAENHGALKRLGVRVIGGLDDASAFMQRTGATQDMAFLQHPTNLAWLEAWCSLYVCDSALKQRLASLRPWQNTRLGGDLSRLAGAARSG, from the coding sequence ATGATGTTACTCAGAGCGGTACTGATTTTTATCCTGACGGCGGCCACCTGTGCCGCCGCTTCTCTGCATCCTCCCGCCGGATTTATGCAGCCGCCGGAACAAAAGGCTTCAGGCGATAAAGCGGTAAAGTGCCCGGATGTCCCCACTCCGTTTACCGGCGTGCTCGATTTTCCCAGTAAATATGCAGGTTCCGACAGCGCCCGCGCCACGCTCAATCCGCAGGCCGATGCGGCGTTTCGCCAGCAGACGCAGCTCATCACCGATATGGAGCGCTATATCAGCCGTCAGGTCACCGCCTGGGCGCACAGCGGTAATACGCAACATGTTACCTGCGCGGTGGCCGCGCTGGATCAATGGGCCCGCGCGGGCGCGTTAACGGAACGCGCCAATAATCATACCGGCAGGTCAATGCGCAAATGGGCGCTGGCCACCTTCTCCTCCGCCTGGTTGCAACTGGAATACGCGCCACAGCGTCCGCTTAACGCTTACCCGGCACAGCAGAAAAATATTCAACGCTGGCTGGGGAGCCTGGGGGATTTGGCCGTGAAGGAGTGGCATGATTTGCCGCTGGATAAGGTAAACAACCATAGTTACTGGGCGGCCTGGGCGATCATCACCACTGCCGTGGTAACGCAACGACAGGATCTGTTCGCTGCCGCGCTGGATATCTATCACACCGCCATGCAACAGGTGGATGACGAGGGCTTTTTACCCAATGAGTTGCGCCGCCGCCAGCGCGCCCTTTCCTATCATAATTACGCGCTGCAACCGCTGGTGATGATCGCTCTGTTTGCGCGGGCGAACGGCGTTGATGCGCTGGCAGAAAATCACGGCGCATTAAAACGCCTCGGCGTGCGGGTTATTGGCGGTCTGGATGATGCCAGCGCATTTATGCAACGTACTGGCGCAACGCAGGATATGGCGTTTTTGCAACATCCGACGAATCTGGCCTGGCTGGAAGCCTGGTGCTCGCTGTACGTCTGTGACAGTGCGCTGAAACAGCGCCTGGCCAGTTTGCGTCCGTGGCAAAATACGCGTCTGGGCGGCGACCTGAGCCGTCTGGCCGGTGCCGCCAGATCCGGGTGA
- a CDS encoding methyl-accepting chemotaxis protein, with amino-acid sequence MKRNTPVTQKEFLLNDGTTLLSTTNTHSHITYANSAFIDASGYSEDKLMGEAHNIIRHPDMPPAAFSDMWFTIQQGDSWTGIVKNRRLNGDHYWVRANVTPVYQQGQLTGYISVRNIPTREEIDASAELYQQANENKLRGHRFYKGLLVRRGLFSFFSIFQRISVSKRINVGTIITAALLVALQFVPFDAAEKAGSAIIILGLLSVFLHSQISRPLKIVLEQMQKVVSGRQSDYVRFNRVDEIGLLMRLVNQAGLNLSSLVGDVSTQINGIRVISGRISSEGESLQRRTEETSGELHQTAAAVEEIASAVRQTAETAAEAMGRADEASASAMESGNVMKKTIGMMQSVSADNSKIVDIISVIDSIAFQTNILALNAAVEAARAGESGRGFAVVAAEVRNLAQHSASAAREIQTLIEHNVANVKSGVEMVANTETHLTAMIDSVINMSTMIKEISTATNEQTQALELINQSVSRIGTMTHNNTSMVEQVTSAAEDLSERAARLHRAVHVFGGS; translated from the coding sequence ATGAAGCGTAACACTCCTGTTACACAGAAAGAGTTTTTGCTTAACGATGGCACGACACTGTTGTCGACGACTAACACACACAGTCATATTACTTATGCTAACTCCGCTTTTATTGATGCCAGCGGATATAGCGAAGATAAACTTATGGGTGAGGCGCATAATATAATTCGTCACCCTGATATGCCGCCTGCGGCATTTAGCGATATGTGGTTCACCATTCAGCAGGGAGACAGCTGGACCGGGATTGTTAAAAACCGCCGTCTCAATGGTGATCACTACTGGGTTCGCGCCAACGTCACCCCGGTATATCAGCAAGGGCAGCTTACGGGTTATATCTCGGTGCGAAATATCCCAACCCGTGAAGAAATTGACGCCAGCGCTGAGCTTTATCAGCAGGCGAATGAAAACAAGCTCCGCGGACATCGTTTTTATAAAGGTCTGCTTGTTCGCCGGGGTTTATTTTCTTTTTTCTCGATCTTCCAGCGAATCAGTGTTTCAAAACGCATAAATGTTGGCACAATTATTACTGCTGCCCTGCTTGTTGCGCTGCAATTTGTTCCTTTCGATGCCGCAGAAAAAGCCGGAAGTGCAATTATTATATTAGGTTTGTTGTCAGTTTTTTTGCACAGCCAAATATCTCGTCCGCTGAAAATTGTGCTGGAACAAATGCAGAAAGTGGTTTCCGGACGCCAGAGCGATTATGTGCGCTTTAATCGTGTGGATGAAATTGGCTTATTGATGCGTCTGGTTAACCAGGCCGGGTTAAATCTCAGTTCACTGGTGGGCGATGTATCAACGCAAATCAACGGCATCCGTGTGATTAGCGGGCGCATTTCCAGTGAAGGCGAATCCCTGCAGCGCCGCACGGAAGAAACCTCCGGCGAACTGCATCAGACCGCCGCCGCGGTAGAAGAGATCGCCAGCGCTGTGCGCCAGACCGCGGAAACCGCTGCCGAAGCGATGGGCAGAGCGGATGAAGCCAGCGCCAGCGCGATGGAAAGCGGTAATGTGATGAAAAAAACTATCGGCATGATGCAGTCTGTTTCTGCGGACAACAGCAAAATCGTCGATATCATTAGCGTCATCGACAGTATCGCCTTTCAGACCAATATCCTGGCGCTGAATGCGGCGGTGGAAGCGGCGCGCGCCGGGGAGTCCGGTCGTGGCTTTGCCGTGGTTGCCGCAGAAGTCCGTAATCTGGCGCAACACTCGGCCTCTGCCGCGCGCGAGATCCAGACGCTGATCGAACATAACGTGGCGAACGTGAAAAGCGGTGTTGAGATGGTTGCCAATACGGAAACGCATCTGACAGCGATGATTGACAGCGTGATTAACATGTCCACGATGATCAAAGAGATTAGCACCGCGACCAACGAACAGACGCAGGCGCTGGAGCTGATTAACCAGTCTGTTTCCCGTATCGGGACAATGACCCACAACAACACGTCGATGGTGGAACAGGTGACCAGCGCAGCGGAAGATCTTTCGGAACGTGCTGCCCGCCTGCATCGCGCGGTACATGTGTTCGGCGGTAGCTGA
- the sra gene encoding stationary-phase-induced ribosome-associated protein, producing the protein MKSNRQARHIMGLDYKVSNTRKIVTKDNHEETVVVHRSGRHRRAG; encoded by the coding sequence ATGAAATCGAACCGTCAGGCACGCCATATCATGGGGCTGGATTACAAAGTGTCAAACACGCGTAAAATTGTTACCAAAGACAATCACGAAGAGACGGTGGTTGTTCATCGCTCCGGGCGTCATCGCCGCGCGGGTTAA
- a CDS encoding amino acid ABC transporter ATP-binding protein, translating to MQATSPAQDAIIQLTGVSKWYGKFQVLDEVSLSVKKGERVVICGPSGSGKSTLIRCINRLEEHQKGQILVNGIEMNDNVRNISRIRLSIGMLFQQFNLFPHLSVLDNLIIGPTLVRKMSRAQATELAMHYLEKVQIANQAHKFPLQLSGGQQQRVAIARALCMQPEIMLFDEPTSALDPEMIKEVLDVMLDLAESGMTMIVVTHEMGFARTVADNVVLMADGRIVESAPPETFFTQPAHPRTRQFLDQILSH from the coding sequence ATGCAAGCCACTTCGCCCGCGCAAGACGCGATTATTCAATTAACCGGTGTCAGTAAATGGTACGGGAAATTTCAGGTGCTGGATGAGGTGTCGCTCAGCGTGAAAAAAGGGGAACGCGTGGTGATCTGCGGCCCTTCCGGCTCCGGTAAATCAACGCTGATCCGCTGCATCAACCGGCTGGAAGAGCATCAGAAAGGCCAGATTCTGGTGAACGGCATCGAAATGAACGACAACGTACGCAATATCAGCCGTATCCGTCTGAGCATTGGCATGCTGTTTCAGCAGTTTAATCTGTTTCCGCACTTAAGCGTGCTGGATAACCTGATTATCGGGCCGACGCTGGTGCGCAAGATGAGCCGCGCGCAGGCAACGGAACTGGCGATGCATTATCTGGAAAAAGTGCAGATTGCCAATCAGGCGCATAAGTTCCCGCTGCAACTCTCCGGCGGCCAGCAACAGCGCGTGGCTATCGCCCGCGCGCTCTGCATGCAACCGGAGATTATGCTGTTTGATGAACCCACTTCGGCGCTCGATCCAGAGATGATCAAAGAAGTGCTGGATGTGATGCTCGATCTCGCTGAGAGCGGCATGACGATGATTGTGGTGACCCATGAGATGGGGTTTGCCCGTACCGTTGCGGATAACGTGGTGCTGATGGCCGACGGGCGCATTGTCGAATCCGCTCCGCCAGAAACCTTTTTTACCCAGCCTGCGCATCCACGTACCCGCCAGTTTCTCGACCAAATCCTTAGCCATTAA